TAGTTGAACTGAACCAGTTCCAGTTTTACCGGAAATTGAATCAAGCGAATTTCCCAATAGCTCTGTTTTTGTACAGGGGAATTATAATAGACTCTTTACTCACGGACTTAATACGGCTGGAAATCATGTTGTTTTTACAACCCCATCTATCATTGCAAGTGATATCTCAAACACAGATTTTATCAATATCATACAAAATAATAAATTAGTATATACTTGATACAATAATGCTCCATCATCGTACACAGCGACAAATTTTAAAAGCTCTGGTTGATTTAATTTACATCTAGAGTCACCAATTGCTTTCTCTTGATCAAAAGACGATATCTCTTCCTATAAATGAATCAAAGAAATTGACGGAGTGCTAAGAACTTCGTATCAACACTCTTCAATTTATAAAGACTTTTCCAATTATTTTGATAATTATGGAACGTATTATGTTGAAAATCTTCTGTCAGAAGTAGTAGGTATAAATCCTATTAAACCGTATTTCTGTAGTGAAATACTCGATCAAAAACTTATTTATAATATTGCTCCCGAAGCATCAGTAGATGCGACTCCAACAAGCCCGGATTCTTGAGTGCAATGACCTGGTGGAATAAATAATCAAGTAAAACTTACTGAATGAAATCTCAACTTTGAGTATCAAGCCAATCAAAAAGGGTGATATATAGAATTGAGATGGGATAATGCAGTCCCTTTATGATTTTTAAGAATATATAATACGATATCAGATTTATCTTGAGATATGTCGAAAGCTGAAATTCAACTCTTTACGGAGTACAATGATCCAATACCAGTATATACTCATACTCTTTGGGATACATCAGAAGATTATATTATAGATTTAGACTTAGCTTGAATTGGAGAATTACATGATATAAAATTACTAAAGATTTTTGCTGCAAATTGAAAAACTATAACTATTAGAGAGATAGAAGCCTACGCATGAGGGGATATTAAATCTTGATCATATACTGTTGATAGTGATGGAATTGGTGGAAAATTACCATACAAGGTGTATTGTGATATGACTACTGATTGAGGATGATGGACAAAAGTGTGAGATAATTTTATAGACCACTGAGACTTTGCATTATTGCAAGACCCAAATAGTTTTGGATGATATGTATCTACTTGATCAGTTAACAATATTTTTGAAAACAGTGTACGAAGTGATCTTACTCCTCCAGCTACTACTCCAAACTCAAATATACTTCGACATGAATGATGAGTTAATTCATATTATGAACTAACTTTTGATGAAATTCCTTTTGTAGAAAGCGCTTCTGAAATCAGACTATCTGCATCCATTAAATGAACAACACAAACTCCATTTTATTATAGTATGAAGTATGAGGGGCAATCTGAGATAACATATCAGGCATTCTCTGATGCAAGCAATGGATCAGTTTGGAGAGATGATACATTACGAATCCCCATCACTGGTATTTTAGAAAGCTTCAGTTGGAAAATTTGAAGATGAATTAATGGGAGTACAACTCCAGTTGATTTTACAAATTTATGATTTGAATTATTTTATAAATAAAACATGAATAAAAAAGCATTCACACTCGTAGAACTTTTGGTTGTAATGACGGTACTGAGTATATTAGCAACCATATCTTTTATTTATTTTTTTAATAGTTTTGCAGAAACGAGAGATTCTTCACGACTTTCTGATTTAAATAATATGGTGACAAACTTAGAGTTGTATTATACTCAAGAGTCCAAACTTCCTATTCCTGATACTCCAGTTGAAATTGAATATCAATGATCAGTTGCTTGGACTCAATGATTATTTTGATCTGGAGTTGTGAACAAAATAAAAAATTTCTGACTCAATATACCAAAAGACCCAAAATTTGAAATTGAGTATGCATATTCAGTAACAAATAATGAGAAAGAATATCAAATTTGAGCACTATTTGAAAAGCTTAAATCTGATGATAGTCAGTCTTGAATAGCTCAAACAAATTCCAGCATCCCAACAGCTTTAGTTAAATGAAATTTTAATCAAGTAATGGTGAGAGCTATTGTTTGAAGTGATTATCACTATATTGCCAGCCCATCAATTATTGCAAGTGACTTATCCTCATTGAATATAAATGATATTATTACTCAAAGAAAATTGGTTTATAGTGAATTTTTTAATCTCCCAAGTAGTTATTTTTGATTAGTTGAGACAAATAATTGATTTAATTTTAATGTAAGTGATCCAATAATATATACAGGGAGTGTAAGTAATCCTAAGACCAAGGATGGACTTGATCAATTTGTAAATAAATTAAGATATATTTACGCTACTACTCCCACTGAGAGTTTTGATAAGTATATTTCATTTCTTCAAGAGGATTGAGTTAATAAAATAAAAAAGTTTTTAAAAAAGCAGTATAATGTTGATTTTCCATATTCATTTAGTTGTAATGGTTTATTACTATCTGGTGACGCTTTAGAAAACTGATTTTATAATATTGATCCTGATGGAGATGGCCCTCTGCCAGTGCAAGAAGTATATTGTGATATTTGAGATGATAATAAAGCGTGGACGAGAATTGACGGAAGTCACTTAGGTCCTGTAGATGGAACGTTTTGAACCTGAACTGACATATCTACGTATTACCATACACTTTACAACACCTATGGAGATACATCAATCATAAGTTTAGCAAATCCAAGCTCATCATGATTTGTGTGACATTTGGTATGAGACCAACTGAGTAACTACGAAGTCCATTTTGATGACTTCACGGTTGTAGATGCGTGAGATAAAATTCGTATGACTTTATGGGTGACAGATGAATCAGACGGTTGATGGTCCAACACTACCTCATTAAACCCAAAAGCTTCATACATGTTCCACAATCGAATATATTATACTGACGGAACATTCTCAATTAATTGAGTTGAAAAAGTTCTTGAAACAGTGAATATTTGATGAAAAGTTTGGAAAAAAATAAGAGTAGAACATATAGTGAAAAAAACACCTCAAAGTTTTGCGTGGTATATCTGATTAGATGCGGAGGATATAAAAGATTTATATTTTTCTTGAGTAGAATTAGAGCTCTATCGATTCTAATAATTATTAAAAAAAGTCCCGAATGAGTCGGGGCTTTTTTTAATAATTACTTTCAGAGATAGTAGAAATAGAGTAGATAATATAATCTTTCTCATCAAACTTTTTTTCTTGTAATTTATTTTTGAGTATTTCAATGAAATCAGAACCAGTGAGTATTTTAGGAGATATGTTTGGAAGAATCACAGCGAGTTTATCATAATCTCTTTTTATTGCTATCACTCAATACTTTACAGGATCTAGATTCATCATCTCTGATTCTGATATGACCTTTCTGTCCTCAATAATATCAAGTCGAAATTTGAGAGATTCAGCTTCCGTGAGCGTAAGTGGTTTAAAACGTTTGTCTGTTGTAAGTGCTTCTATTGTATTTTTATAAATATCTTGAGCCATAGTTCAAGATATTTCTTTTATGTTTCCAGCAGATCCATGCACATCTCAGCTTAAGTAGAGCGTAACAAAACTACATCACTTTTTTTCTATATCTATATTATGACTCAGAGTAAGTTCTTCAAAAAGAGGTTCTCTCATTTTTTTGAAATACAAAGAGAGGGTTTGTTCTACGATTTCTTTCATAGGAGGGTATTAGAGAGTATTTTTTTCTTCTTCAATTCGCATGTCTTCGGCTTCATTTTTTTCTATTTGGTAGAATATATCTCAAAGTTGATCAAGGTTTGAAAAGAGATAATACTTATAATATAAGAGCTCAAAGAGTCCTTTAAAAAATATCAGCAATGTGTTAATAATAGGGAGCAGTATAAGGAGAGACAAGAGTTTTGCGTATCCATTTTCAATATTTTGAAATATAAATACTACAATGATACTAGTAAAAAATAGTCCTACAAAACTTCCATAAAATCAAGTCAAAATGTATCTATAATTTGTCAGTATTTCCAGTAAAAGAGAAGTTCCAAAAGTAAGAAATATAGTATGGACGATAAATATTGTAAGAATATTTTGGTAATCAAGAAGCCCCATATAAATATAGAGAGGAGTGACACAGAGGTACATCAATATTCCAAAAAAAGCTATTTGTCCATAGATGACAGTATTTTTTTTATATCGTTCGTTATCTATGAGTGTGAGTATTTTTACCGTTAAAAATACCATTAACATCGTACTAATAAATGTTATAAAAGAGAGTATAAATGGGAAAAGAGGATTTGTATCAGATATGCCTATATTTGATGAAAATGCAGCAGGAATATTGATTACAGTCGATACAACAAATACTATAAATACAATTAGGATACTCGCTATAAATCCAGAGATAAGGGCTCAAAGAGAATTAAGTGCAATATCTTGTATTGTTATCTTTCTTGGTCAAAACGACATTTTTTAATAATTATGGAGTATACTTCCAGTAATAATACGCAAGTCATAGGGCTCACAAACTTATAAAACTATCAGCAAGATTAAATATAGCAAATCATTGGAGTGATATAAAATCAGTTACATAGCCAATAAATATTCTTTCCCATGCATTTCAAAGAGCTCAAGCAAAAATAAGAGCAAAAGAAAAATGTAGGAGGGTATTATCTTTGTGTGATTCGTACTTCCAATAATAGTAAAAAATTCAAAAAATCAAAGCAAGAGTCACTATTTTAAGCAAGATTCATTCTAATGGAATAGAAAAAGCTATTCCTGTATTTTGAGCATACACCAATGAAAGAATATTTGGTATAATCGTAAT
This genomic interval from Candidatus Gracilibacteria bacterium contains the following:
- the lspA gene encoding signal peptidase II: MNSHINKYILPVLIPGVCVLVILDALTKYYALYYLQQKITIIPNILSLVYAQNTGIAFSIPLEGILLKIVTLALIFGIFYYYWKYESHKDNTLLHFSFALIFAGALGNAWERIFIGYVTDFISLQGFAIFNLADSFISLGALGLAYYYWKYTP
- a CDS encoding prepilin-type N-terminal cleavage/methylation domain-containing protein, which gives rise to MNKYSSKKAVTLLELVVVMTIFSILSTIGFISFSRYTSESRDTARLKDISSVNSTLNIFFAHSGYFPEPTDAVEITFDGAVAWVQGVFGKKSGDETGKIFGDLKDPLYGNQYTYSITKNKKEYQIAYVLEGSKQSWMDLTQQSTFNFKDIDPLVSKTYAAGFYNPGLLNPTIWLDADDVNGNGDTTDNPADGSVVTTWVNKGTKGITGNPTVTHGQVTYTKDSVNNINGIFVEKADGLRFDGSNISQGEVYYVLHDSGGKASGIALQGTNKGYIIGSYSNYRNALKIGSTPSHINTAPAIKNTNKRAAFFYSFVTDGINYEFLNSGNLISQGATNPITGVTWALNKAGGYNKNNELADWGIGEVIIFDTTQSDDVRFQMEGYLAHKWALVDYLPADHPYKNEAPVNSGTEPVPVLPEIESSEFPNSSVFVQGNYNRLFTHGLNTAGNHVVFTTPSIIASDISNTDFINIIQNNKLVYTGYNNAPSSYTATNFKSSGGFNLHLESPIAFSGSKDDISSYKGIKEIDGVLRTSYQHSSIYKDFSNYFDNYGTYYVENLLSEVVGINPIKPYFCSEILDQKLIYNIAPEASVDATPTSPDSGVQGPGGINNQVKLTEGNLNFEYQANQKGGYIELRWDNAVPLGFLRIYNTISDLSGDMSKAEIQLFTEYNDPIPVYTHTLWDTSEDYIIDLDLAGIGELHDIKLLKIFAANGKTITIREIEAYAGGDIKSGSYTVDSDGIGGKLPYKVYCDMTTDGGGWTKVGDNFIDHGDFALLQDPNSFGGYVSTGSVNNIFENSVRSDLTPPATTPNSNILRHEGGVNSYYELTFDEIPFVESASEIRLSASIKGTTQTPFYYSMKYEGQSEITYQAFSDASNGSVWRDDTLRIPITGILESFSWKIGRGINGSTTPVDFTNLGFELFYK
- a CDS encoding AMMECR1 domain-containing protein encodes the protein MKEIVEQTLSLYFKKMREPLFEELTLSHNIDIEKKGCSFVTLYLSGDVHGSAGNIKEISGTMAQDIYKNTIEALTTDKRFKPLTLTEAESLKFRLDIIEDRKVISESEMMNLDPVKYGVIAIKRDYDKLAVILPNISPKILTGSDFIEILKNKLQEKKFDEKDYIIYSISTISESNY
- a CDS encoding type II secretion system protein yields the protein MNKKAFTLVELLVVMTVLSILATISFIYFFNSFAETRDSSRLSDLNNMVTNLELYYTQESKLPIPDTPVEIEYQGSVAWTQGLFGSGVVNKIKNFGLNIPKDPKFEIEYAYSVTNNEKEYQIGALFEKLKSDDSQSGIAQTNSSIPTALVKGNFNQVMVRAIVGSDYHYIASPSIIASDLSSLNINDIITQRKLVYSEFFNLPSSYFGLVETNNGFNFNVSDPIIYTGSVSNPKTKDGLDQFVNKLRYIYATTPTESFDKYISFLQEDGVNKIKKFLKKQYNVDFPYSFSCNGLLLSGDALENGFYNIDPDGDGPLPVQEVYCDIGDDNKAWTRIDGSHLGPVDGTFGTGTDISTYYHTLYNTYGDTSIISLANPSSSGFVGHLVGDQLSNYEVHFDDFTVVDAGDKIRMTLWVTDESDGGWSNTTSLNPKASYMFHNRIYYTDGTFSINGVEKVLETVNIGGKVWKKIRVEHIVKKTPQSFAWYIGLDAEDIKDLYFSGVELELYRF